The DNA sequence GCCAACGATCCCGTGCGCCGCCTGGGCGTGTTCTCGGACATCGTCCTGCGCGAGCTGACCGCCCTGCCCGGCGGTCCGGCTCCCGACCCGGAGGCGCTCTTCGCGGCCGTCCGGAACCGGTTCGACCGGCTGCGCGCCGAGGGCGGCCACTCCCAGCTCCCCACACTCCAGCTGCACCGCCCCGGACACGCGGAGTACCTCCCCGACCGCCCGGCGGCACCGGCGCGGGCGAACGGAGTCCGCTCCGGACCCGAGCGGACGGGCGGCGGGCTGCTCCGGGTGGTCGAAGCGCTCCTCGCCTATCCGCTGATGAGCGACCGGGACGAACGCCAGACGATGGTCGCGGAGCTGGACCCGGTCCTGGTGGCGCGCATGCCGCGGCACGCGGTGCCCCGTACGGACGTCCTGGGCATTCTGCGGACGCTGCGGGGGCGGCCGGAGGGGCCCTGGGACCTCTACCGGGCCGTCACGCTGCTGGACGACGATCCCGGCAGGGCCGCCGAACTGGAGGAAGCCCTGCGGGAGTTCCTGGCCGAGGGTCGGACCGGTCCGCCGGGCCCGTGATCGTACGGCGTGATCGCACGGGTTTCCGGAAGGCCACCCGTTCGTCATGATGGGAAGGGACGGGTGGCATGGTGTGCCGCCGGACCGAAAAGGGGGAGAAGGCCTTGCAGCAGACGGCATCGGCCGGTGATCCGGCCGACTACCTGGAGTCCGATGTGGCGGATCTCGCGGAGATGGGCGTCGCCACCGTGCGCGCCCTCGCTCCCGCTCCCGGCCGGCGTCTGCTGGAGGAGATCCGAAGAGCGCGTACCAGCACGCTGTCCGGCAGCGGCCCTCCTGGCGGTCTCGCCGACTGAGCGCTGTGCGGCTCTCCCGGAAACGGCCCCGGCGGGCCGCGTCGGGACCACGACGAAGGAGCGCGGGTGTGCACGGACCGATGCGGATGCCCGGCCACTGGTTCGACGAACTCGCCTCGGGCGGTGGGTCGGTGGAGGCCGTCGGCTTCCTCGCGGAGGGTGAGCGGTCCCGACGTCTGGTCCTGCTCCGCGAGTTGCTGTGCCGGCTGGAGGAGCGGCCGGCTCTGCTCGGCCCCGTCGACCTGGGCGTCACCTGGCGGGCCGTCGAACGGGCCGAGGCCCGAAGGCCCGGCTGTGTCGAGGAGTTGCTCGTCAGCCCGCAGGTGGGGAGCTGGCTCGCCCACACACTGCGCCGCTTGCACGGTACCGCGGCCGGCCCTCCGCTGTGGGTGGACGCCGGACACCTGGCCGGCGTCGCCCTGGTGGCCGCGCTGAGGTCCGGGACGGCCACCGAGCTGGTCGTGCCCGCGAGGGAGGGCGCGGTGGCCCTGCCGACGCTCGGCCTCGCCCGGCTGCCGGGCATCCCGCTGCTGGGCTTCCAGCCGGTCCACGCGCGTGTCCGGGAGGGGGAGTTGCTGCTCGCGCCGACCGGACGGGGCAGCGGGGCGACGGCGCTGACCGTACGGCCGCTCACCGCGCCGCCGAGCGCCCTGTGGTGGCCGACGCACCGGCTGCCGGTGCGGCCGGGCGGGCCCGAGGTCGCCCTCGACGACACCGACCCGTACCGCGACCTCGGCCACCCGATCCCGCCCCGCCGACTCACACCACGCGAACTCGGCACCTGGCGGAGCCTCTTCGCCGAGGCGGTCGCCCTGCTCGCCCCTGGCTCCGTCTCCGGCCCGCGTTCCCCCGGCACCGGGCCGGGCACGGTGCGACCCGAGGAGATCAGGCGCATCGTTCCCTGGCCCGGACCGTCAGGCCCCGGACCCGTCGCGGGGCTCAGCGCCTCCACCGCCGACGCGTTCGGCTCCATGGTGGTGGCCCGGCCCCCGGACGGCGCGGCGCTCGCGGAGACGATGGTCCACGAGTTCCAGCACAGCAAACTGGGGGCGCTGCTGCACCTCTTCGCGATGCTCGACGACGATCGCGAGGAGGAGCACTACGCCCCGTGGCGCCCGGACCCGCGTCATCTGCCGGGGCTCCTCCACGGGGCGTACGCGTTCGTCGGCGTCGCCGGATTCTGGCGGGACCGGATCGGGGACCGGGCGGCCGATCCGCTGGACCTCGCGCCCTTCCGGTTCGCGCTCCGCCGCATCCAGACCCGTACGGTCCTGCGGACCCTGGCCACCCGCGCCGCACTCACCGGGCCCGGCCGCCGGCTGGTCGCCGGGCTCACGCGCACCGTCGACGGCTGGCTGCGCGAACCGGTGGACGGGCGGGCCGTGGCGCGGGCCCGTGCGGCGGCCACCGGTCACCGGGTCGAATGGCGGCTGCGCAATCTGCGGTGCGCGGACGAGGAGCGTGCCGGGCTGGCGGCGGCGCTGCGAACGGGGGCCTTGCCGCCCGTACGGCAGCCCCTGCTCCTCCCCGCCCTCGAACGCACGCACTGGCAGGACGTGCGGGGCGCGCTCTACCTCCGCCCGGACATCGCGCCGGACAGCATGCCGGCCGTCACCGCTCCGGACATCGCCACGGACATCGCGACGGACGTGGTTTCGGACGCCGCGTCGGACGCCGCGTCGGTCGCCGTCGGCCGCGGCGCGCGTCCAGGGGCCATGGAACCGGTCCGCGCCGATGTGCTGCTGGTCCGGGGGGAGGCCGCGGCGGCGCGGGTGGCGTACCAGGAGCGCGGGGCCGAGGCCCCGGGGGATCCGCATCCGCTGGCGGGCTGGCTGCTGGCGCACACCGCGCTCCACCCCGGCCACCGGCGGCTCCTCGCCCGCCCGGAGCGGTTCGCCGCCGCTGTCGCGGGGGAGGGGCCGGAGGTGTGGGAGCGCGCCGCCCACCGGCTGGCCGCCCCCCAACCGCGCGCCTGACCAGCACCGGGTCACCTGTGGCGAGCCCTGGGCGAGCAGCCAGGGGAGTCCTCCTCGCGTGAGGAGCATCACTCTGCGTGAATTTCTCGGCATACATTCCGCCGGACCGGGGAGGGGTCCAGGCCGCTGGTGCGGCGGTACCCCGGTTCACCACGCAGCACGCCCCGACCGATCCGGAGGGGGCATTTCAGGCACGGAAGGCGAAAATCGACATGTCGGCGCTCAAAACCATCCACATCGACGGCACCTGGCGGGCCGCCGGATCCGGCGCGACGCGCGAGGTCATCGACCCCGCCGACGCCACGGTCCTGGCCGTCGTCGCGGAGGGCGGGGCCGAGGACGCCGATGCGGCGATCGCGGCGGCGCGGCGC is a window from the Streptomyces sp. MMBL 11-1 genome containing:
- a CDS encoding aKG-HExxH-type peptide beta-hydroxylase, which encodes MHGPMRMPGHWFDELASGGGSVEAVGFLAEGERSRRLVLLRELLCRLEERPALLGPVDLGVTWRAVERAEARRPGCVEELLVSPQVGSWLAHTLRRLHGTAAGPPLWVDAGHLAGVALVAALRSGTATELVVPAREGAVALPTLGLARLPGIPLLGFQPVHARVREGELLLAPTGRGSGATALTVRPLTAPPSALWWPTHRLPVRPGGPEVALDDTDPYRDLGHPIPPRRLTPRELGTWRSLFAEAVALLAPGSVSGPRSPGTGPGTVRPEEIRRIVPWPGPSGPGPVAGLSASTADAFGSMVVARPPDGAALAETMVHEFQHSKLGALLHLFAMLDDDREEEHYAPWRPDPRHLPGLLHGAYAFVGVAGFWRDRIGDRAADPLDLAPFRFALRRIQTRTVLRTLATRAALTGPGRRLVAGLTRTVDGWLREPVDGRAVARARAAATGHRVEWRLRNLRCADEERAGLAAALRTGALPPVRQPLLLPALERTHWQDVRGALYLRPDIAPDSMPAVTAPDIATDIATDVVSDAASDAASVAVGRGARPGAMEPVRADVLLVRGEAAAARVAYQERGAEAPGDPHPLAGWLLAHTALHPGHRRLLARPERFAAAVAGEGPEVWERAAHRLAAPQPRA